The following proteins are co-located in the Solirubrobacterales bacterium genome:
- a CDS encoding calcium-binding protein, translating to MQSSTYPRTRRGMALVLGMALAAVGLVGATSAQAACFGKKPTIKGTTHADRITGTNGPDVIYTGRGNDTVNGKGGPDRICAGPGKDRAKGGIGLDVVGGGLGSDKLSGGKQSDSLYGEEGNDRVQGDGGNDYVDGLDGNDVLHGDTPGQAQGGNDEIYGQDGADQIFGDAGDDDELVGGTGTDVVDGGDGKDTVFPDQDSTPDVYRGGADIDTASYRYYGSAVTASLDGTANDGVNCPQQCEGDNLATSLENLVGTYNGDHLTGSAAANVINAGSGDNVVNGAAGADILRADYGEDALQGGSGDDLLFGGDGDDSVNGGPDTDECHGDEGTDTALNCETVFGIP from the coding sequence ATGCAATCAAGCACGTACCCGCGGACCCGGAGAGGAATGGCGCTGGTCCTGGGCATGGCGCTGGCTGCCGTGGGTCTGGTTGGCGCCACGTCGGCGCAGGCAGCATGCTTTGGCAAGAAGCCCACGATCAAGGGCACCACTCACGCCGACAGGATCACCGGCACCAACGGGCCAGACGTGATCTACACCGGTCGTGGCAACGACACGGTCAACGGCAAGGGAGGTCCGGACCGGATCTGCGCAGGTCCTGGCAAGGATCGCGCCAAGGGCGGCATCGGACTCGACGTGGTCGGCGGCGGACTCGGGAGCGACAAGCTGTCCGGGGGCAAGCAGTCGGACAGCCTCTATGGCGAGGAAGGCAACGACAGGGTGCAGGGCGACGGAGGGAACGACTACGTCGACGGCCTCGACGGGAACGACGTCCTTCACGGGGACACTCCGGGTCAGGCTCAGGGGGGCAACGACGAGATCTACGGCCAGGACGGTGCCGACCAGATCTTCGGAGACGCAGGCGATGACGACGAGCTCGTGGGAGGCACGGGCACCGACGTCGTCGATGGCGGCGACGGAAAGGACACGGTGTTTCCCGACCAGGACTCGACGCCCGACGTCTATCGCGGTGGAGCCGACATCGATACGGCGAGCTACCGCTATTACGGGAGCGCAGTAACAGCTTCGCTCGACGGCACCGCGAACGACGGCGTCAACTGCCCGCAGCAGTGCGAAGGCGACAATCTCGCCACCTCGCTGGAGAACCTAGTCGGCACCTACAACGGCGATCACCTAACCGGCAGTGCCGCGGCCAACGTGATAAACGCGGGCAGCGGGGACAACGTGGTCAACGGCGCTGCGGGCGCCGACATCCTCCGAGCCGACTACGGCGAGGACGCCCTTCAGGGCGGCAGCGGGGACGACCTGCTGTTCGGCGGCGATGGGGACGATTCTGTCAACGGCGGCCCGGACACCGACGAATGCCACGGGGACGAGGGCACCGACACCGCGCTCAACTGCGAGACCGTGTTCGGAATCCCGTAG
- a CDS encoding SRPBCC family protein, giving the protein MTGSRVSGSVLVAASLAEVWDYYFEPQGWPAWVDGFGHVEASNGYPEAGGSLRWRSIPAGRGEVTEHVLEHEPRRLHRVAFRDPESAGELVTTFEIAGDGTLVAQELEYRLRRRGPLAWLTDRLFIRSQVRASLVRSLGRLKLEVEELVEAR; this is encoded by the coding sequence GTGACCGGGAGCAGGGTCTCCGGATCGGTACTCGTCGCGGCCTCGCTGGCGGAGGTCTGGGACTACTACTTCGAGCCACAGGGATGGCCCGCATGGGTGGACGGCTTTGGACACGTCGAGGCGTCGAACGGGTACCCCGAGGCTGGAGGCTCGCTGCGCTGGCGCTCGATCCCGGCCGGAAGGGGGGAGGTGACCGAGCACGTGCTCGAGCACGAGCCACGCCGCCTTCACCGGGTGGCGTTCCGAGACCCGGAGAGCGCCGGCGAGCTCGTGACCACGTTCGAGATCGCGGGCGACGGCACGCTGGTCGCCCAGGAGCTCGAGTACAGGCTGCGACGGCGCGGCCCACTCGCATGGCTCACGGACCGCCTCTTCATCCGCTCCCAGGTGCGCGCCTCGCTGGTGCGTAGCCTCGGCCGCCTCAAGCTCGAGGTCGAGGAACTGGTCGAAGCCCGGTAG